The Epinephelus lanceolatus isolate andai-2023 chromosome 1, ASM4190304v1, whole genome shotgun sequence genome has a window encoding:
- the bcdin3d gene encoding pre-miRNA 5'-monophosphate methyltransferase: protein MATCSLSSGDKDEINDPGAAPYGNFINYYTFNPPENRLSLIPATLLQDLGYRDQNTLILDVGCNSGELSVAFYKHLLQEPVSQQESADSRVNLLGFDLDEILIQRAQQNNPLPDSISFIPLDITKDTDQLQDYLKQHGCSHFHLSLCLAVTMWVHLNHGDAGLLQLLSRLASISQHLLLEAQPWKCYRSAARRLRKLGRSDFDHFKSLKIRGDVAEQAREHLERHCGMELVQSFGSTTWDRKLLLFRRR from the exons ATGGCAACATGTTCGTTGAGTAGCGGTGATAAAGATGAAATAAATGACCCAGGAGCCGCTCCTTATGGAAACTTTATAAACTATTACACCTTCAATCCTCCAGAGAACCGTCTGAGCCTGATCCCAGCCACGTTGCTCCAGGATCTGGGCTACAGAGACCAGAACACACTGATCCTGGACGTGGGCTGTAACTCAGGG GAACTGAGTGTAGCCTTTTACAAGCACCTGCTGCAGGAGCCTGTGAGCCAGCAGGAGTCAGCTGACAGCAGAGTAAATCTGCTGGGCTTCGACTTGGACGAGATCCTCATTCAGCGGGCTCAGCAGAACAACCCTCTGCCCGACAGCATCTCCTTCATCCCTCTGGACATCACTAAAGACACCGACCAGCTGCAGGATTACCTCAAACAGCACGGCTGCTCCCACTTCCACCTGAGTCTGTGCCTGGCCGTCACCATGTGGGTCCACCTGAACCACGGAGACGCtggcctgctgcagctgctctctcGTCTGGCTTCCATCAGCCAGCACCTCCTGCTGGAGGCACAGCCCTGGAAGTGTTACCGCTCTGCAGCCCGGCGGCTGAGGAAGCTGGGCCGCTCAGACTTTGACCACTTCAAGTCCCTGAAGATCCGTGGGGACGTAGCGGAACAGGCCAGGGAGCACCTGGAGAGACACTGTGGCATGGAGCTGGTCCAGAGCTTTGGCAGCACCACCTGGGACCGCAAGCTGCTGCTGTTCAGAAGGAGATGA